The following are from one region of the Nostoc cf. commune SO-36 genome:
- a CDS encoding DHA2 family efflux MFS transporter permease subunit, with the protein MATNIKDSSFDQFGYVHGPLKWAIAFTASLGAILEVIDTSIVNVALTDIQASLGATVSEVGWVVTGYAIANVVLIPLSAWLGDYFGRKTYFIFSLIGFTLASVLCGLAFNLPMLVFSRILQGLCGGGLLAKAQAILFETFPPAEQGLAQAVFGVGVIAGPAIGPTLGGFLVDGLGWRWIFFVNIPFGIIAVAMSVIFLPKDKDKSQTQSQAVDWFGIGFLVIAIGCMQTLLEEGEKEDWFSSGFITTLAIASIIGLGLFIWYELKIAHPAVDLRVLRHRSLAAGSVLSAVVGMGLYGALFAVPIFAQSVLHFTATQTGLLLAPGALASAIVMVLLGKLSTKIDARILIAMGAVGTSGVMFQLAAITPQTGTDDLFWPLLWRGAFTVLMFLPLSLATLGGLPKQDISAGSGFYNLTRQLGGSIGIALLTTLLDRRHAFHRAILLANLSPYDPETNQRLNALNGALQSQGIDATTAQQQALALLSQTVDTQAAVLSYADCFRVVGIAFLCSLPLLLFLGKGGAGAKAPIGH; encoded by the coding sequence ATGGCTACTAACATTAAAGATTCTAGTTTTGACCAATTTGGTTATGTCCACGGGCCATTGAAGTGGGCGATCGCTTTTACGGCTTCCCTGGGTGCGATTTTAGAAGTTATTGATACTAGTATTGTCAACGTTGCTTTGACTGATATACAGGCTAGCCTTGGTGCAACTGTCAGTGAAGTAGGGTGGGTGGTAACTGGATATGCGATCGCCAATGTTGTCTTAATTCCCTTATCTGCATGGCTAGGAGATTACTTTGGGCGCAAAACTTATTTTATTTTCTCGTTGATTGGCTTTACCCTTGCCTCAGTTTTATGCGGGTTGGCATTCAATTTACCGATGCTAGTTTTTTCTCGAATTCTTCAAGGTTTATGTGGTGGCGGGTTGCTAGCTAAAGCCCAAGCGATTTTGTTCGAGACTTTTCCACCTGCTGAACAAGGTTTGGCACAGGCAGTTTTTGGGGTGGGTGTAATTGCCGGGCCAGCCATCGGCCCGACTTTAGGGGGATTTTTGGTAGATGGGTTGGGCTGGCGCTGGATTTTCTTTGTTAATATTCCCTTCGGGATCATTGCAGTGGCGATGTCTGTGATATTTTTGCCCAAAGACAAAGACAAGAGCCAGACACAAAGCCAAGCCGTTGATTGGTTCGGGATTGGGTTTTTGGTGATTGCGATTGGCTGTATGCAAACTTTATTAGAGGAAGGAGAGAAAGAAGACTGGTTTTCCTCCGGTTTCATCACCACGTTAGCGATCGCCAGTATTATCGGATTGGGACTATTTATTTGGTACGAATTGAAAATAGCCCATCCTGCCGTTGATTTAAGAGTTTTGCGTCACCGCTCTTTAGCTGCTGGAAGTGTATTATCAGCAGTGGTGGGGATGGGGCTTTATGGCGCACTCTTTGCTGTACCGATATTTGCTCAGAGTGTGTTGCACTTTACGGCAACGCAGACAGGATTATTGTTAGCACCTGGTGCTTTAGCATCTGCGATCGTCATGGTTCTATTAGGTAAGCTATCCACCAAAATCGATGCTCGAATTTTAATTGCAATGGGTGCTGTCGGTACATCTGGAGTCATGTTTCAACTAGCAGCAATTACCCCACAAACAGGCACAGATGATTTATTTTGGCCTTTGCTATGGCGTGGGGCTTTTACTGTATTAATGTTTCTCCCCTTAAGTCTGGCAACATTAGGAGGGCTACCCAAACAGGATATTTCTGCCGGCTCTGGTTTCTACAACCTCACCCGACAACTGGGTGGTAGCATCGGCATTGCCCTACTTACCACCTTACTTGATCGACGACACGCTTTTCATCGAGCCATCTTGTTAGCAAACCTTAGTCCTTATGATCCAGAAACGAATCAACGCCTCAATGCACTCAACGGGGCGCTCCAAAGTCAAGGTATAGATGCGACAACGGCTCAACAACAAGCACTAGCTTTATTAAGTCAAACGGTAGATACCCAAGCTGCTGTTTTGTCTTATGCAGATTGCTTTCGAGTCGTAGGTATAGCATTTCTTTGCTCATTACCTCTATTATTATTCTTGGGTAAAGGCGGTGCCGGAGCAAAAGCGCCAATTGGTCACTAG
- a CDS encoding TetR/AcrR family transcriptional regulator: protein MAKKILLEDEILMNKQINSTSGRPRSIHADQAILQATLDLLAEVGYESMSIEAIASRAGVGKTTIYRRYTSKEELVADAIESLRDDLAIPDTGSFWGDMDILINNAAKKIDSPLGRQTLALIISTASSNPQFAEVYWTKYTKLRREAFAKVLERAKSRDEIHKKADVDLIIDLVSGSLYYALIFKPTSEPVEAYMRRTMNLLLQGIGNGA, encoded by the coding sequence ATGGCCAAGAAAATATTGCTTGAGGATGAGATTTTGATGAATAAGCAAATCAATAGCACCTCTGGACGCCCACGCAGCATCCACGCCGATCAAGCTATTCTGCAAGCGACCTTAGACTTGCTTGCAGAGGTAGGATATGAAAGCATGAGTATAGAAGCGATCGCTTCCCGTGCTGGAGTTGGTAAAACGACGATTTATCGGCGTTACACTTCCAAAGAAGAACTAGTTGCAGACGCGATAGAAAGTTTGAGAGATGATTTAGCGATCCCCGATACTGGCAGCTTTTGGGGAGACATGGATATCTTAATTAATAATGCCGCCAAAAAAATAGATAGTCCCCTTGGTCGTCAGACACTCGCCTTGATAATTAGTACAGCGTCTAGCAATCCTCAGTTTGCCGAGGTTTACTGGACAAAATATACAAAACTCCGACGTGAAGCCTTTGCTAAAGTACTTGAGCGTGCCAAGTCTAGAGACGAAATTCACAAAAAGGCAGATGTAGACCTAATTATCGACCTTGTGAGCGGGTCACTATATTATGCACTAATCTTCAAACCTACAAGCGAACCAGTAGAAGCATATATGCGCCGCACCATGAATCTTCTCCTCCAAGGGATTGGGAATGGCGCATAG
- the patD gene encoding heterocyst frequency control protein PatD, translating into MSLNREKYLALVTLLEQLRSDATTTQIVAPELRRRVASLQQFFGQQIVPLADENWRVQSYQTEMSKQLRLLEMDVMFFQGARQASTAQTRLQTISDRLTTLIQYCDAILQPEAEGEK; encoded by the coding sequence ATGTCTTTAAACCGTGAGAAATATCTGGCACTCGTAACCTTACTAGAGCAATTACGCTCAGATGCCACAACTACCCAAATTGTTGCACCCGAACTGCGGCGGCGTGTAGCCTCATTGCAGCAATTTTTTGGGCAGCAGATTGTGCCTTTGGCTGATGAAAACTGGCGAGTTCAGTCTTATCAAACGGAGATGAGCAAGCAATTGCGCCTGTTGGAAATGGATGTAATGTTTTTCCAAGGAGCGCGGCAAGCATCTACTGCACAAACGAGACTTCAAACGATTAGCGATCGCTTGACAACCCTCATTCAATATTGTGATGCCATTCTGCAACCAGAAGCGGAGGGAGAAAAATAA